Within Nematostella vectensis chromosome 1, jaNemVect1.1, whole genome shotgun sequence, the genomic segment TTCCGTGAGATAGGCGCGAGCTTTCCGCGAGATAGGCGCGAGCTTTCCGCGAGATAGGCGCGAGCGTTCAGCGAGATAAGCGCGAGCGTTCCGCGAGTCAGGCGCGAGCTTTTGCAAAACGGGCGCGAGACTTTCGTTGTTGAGTCGCGAGCACATAACgtaacaatcggcaaaagggCTGAATCTTTCAATTTCCAAAGTCGGTGAAACGCGATAGACATCTACTGAGGTCTATACATTAGAAAAAGCCTCTCTTAGGATAGAAGTAAACATCTGAATAGTATTCAGACACAATAATGCAAGTATTTGAGGCAATGCGGCATGTTAACATGTCGTTGTTTTTCAACAAAGACACTCGAACAGGGATGCTTCCTTTGTTTGCGTTCGGCTCTATATAATTGAGCAATGTAGCGATTGCGACAATCTTTATTTCAAAAGAAAGCTCACATATCGGGGAAtctttttttggggggtctGTTTAATACGCGAGTTATTGAGCAAACATAAACTGGCATGATTTAGTCGTCGCCGCCGCTACACATTAACATGTCGTCGTTGTTCAACAACGGCGCCGCTTCCTTGGTTTGCGCTCGGCTCCATCTAATGGAGCAATGTAGCATTTGCGACAATGTTTATTGCAAAAGAAAGCTCACATATCGGGGAATCTTTTTTGGGGATAACATATAGCAAAGATCTCATTTGGAATAGAGATCTTTGTGATAGGTGAAGCTTGAAACCGATACGAGTTCCAAAACGCATTTCGCCTTTATTACCCAATACATTACGAATTCCTACGTTACTTCACCAAATTGTTCCGCCAAAATACAACACTACATAAGGACATATTTCTTTTCGTTTTCAGTAGCACTAGAACGATCAGTGATAGTTTGATATCGGGCTTCGGTAAccctttgtttaaaaaaacagtCACCAAAAAGACTTTCAAGAGTTCATGTCAAAAACTGTCATCCTTATTCCCCGAATACACTACTTATCTCTAGTAATTTACACAAAACTGTCCTTAAATTGCCAGGCTAACTATTTCGTATGTATTTGCGATTCGAGAGCGAGTACGATCTGTGAAAGTTTGTCAAGGTGCTTGGGTACTCTTCTAAAAAAGCTGTAACAACACAAATTCTAGACAAAGCCGTCGCTCTGtgctggtaaaaaaaaatagtcctTTCGAAAAATCGGAGTTGAATAAGGATCAACTTGCTGGTCGCTATTCCGTGTCTTTTATAAGATACAACCTGCAAGTTGTGTTTAGCAAGTCGCGAGGCTTCCCGCGTTCCGCGAGATAGGCGCGAGCTTTTCGTTATTTAGGCGCGAGCGTTCTGCGAGTTGGGCGCGAGCTTTCCGTTATTAAGGCGCGAGCATTCCGCAAGAAAAGCGCGGGCACTCTGCGAGAAGGCCACAAGCTTTCCGCAAAACGGGCGCGAGTTTGGTCGTACGTTTTCGCGTGAGTCGTCACATTTATGGTTACCTTGGGCCAAGCAGTTTGTTTCTTTTCTAAAAAACAGCAATCTTCAAGCCAATTTAAGGTATAACACAGTTGTAGTAAGTTGGTTTAGAGCATTTTCCTTATCTGTTTAGgaaagaagacctttcttgGCAACTGAATGCGATAATCTCCAAGAAGCTGAGAAATGGAGGCATCAGGTAATATAATGAATTTATTGACTCCTGCATGGACAGAGTGGTCCCTAAGGAATTTTTCCACAAATTTGCTCCCACTATTTGCTCCAACTATTTAAAACCCTAAACAACTTCCAGGTGGAAAATAAGTATGTTCATAACTTTTGCTCATTAGATAATCCGAGAGGTTGCAAAGAAAGTGGCTCAAATTCAAAATGGTGAGTTGatattgttttactattacaGATAACATTCTAATTCTCACAtatattatttatcatttttgcATTAGCTGGTCTTGGTGAATTTCGCATCCGTGATCTCAATGATGAAATCAATAAGTTGTTGAGAGAGAAGCGCCATTGGGAAGACAGGATCAAAGAGCTTGGAGGGCCTGATTATGGGGTGAGTAATTTGTACATTTAGTGTTTTGAATGGGGAAGAAGGATATTCCTATAAAAAAAGCCccttatttgttttgtcaaaaTGATACGGTAGATACGGTAATGGTTAATAAGAGCTGTTAAAGCTCAGTGGTATGGGCTGTCCTTTTCAAGCCAGTGTTCGAGGGtattttttactttccctTTTCAGTATAAATACCTGGCCCTCTCGAGGTTGACTATTGTACTGTATTTATAACACTATTTCTCTTGCTCTTGGTTAAGAATGAACCTGTATTGGGATACTGGGCTGGGGTACCATGCTCATTGACAGTGCTTGTACACAAATTCAcactttatatttaaaaaaacattgtcttTAGAAAATTGGACCCAAAATGCTTGACCATGAAGGGAAAGAGGTCCCAGGAAACAGAGGTTATAAGTAAGTTAAGTAACATGCATGAAATGAAAATGTTATTGTACAGATAGATACGTAAAATTGTTTACGTAAATTTTATTGTACGGTAGATAGGTAAAATTGTCTGTGTCTTGATATGAGATGATTCATGCAATACACACGATGAAATCATAATTGTGGCATTCTGTTTTTATCCATATaatagtaaataaataaacgaaAAACTATTTAACAGGTACTTTGGTGCAGCAAAAGAGCTTCCTGGAGTCAGAGAACTATTTGAGCAGGAGCGTAAGTTGCCATAAATAAGCCTTTATAGATTAGTAAATTCCTTTTCTACAATTCCTAGGCCATCTCACACAAAAATGGATTGGACAAGAAAATTATGCAGCTTTCATGCCAAGAAATTCATTGCTGAGGACATTTTTGCCATGCCCTCAGCAATTAAATGTGGTTTTGGATATAAACAACACAATAATTTGAAGCCAAGAGAATTTTAGGGcaataaaaaagagaaaatatgATTGAGGTGGAAGAAAATAAGTCCCCAGAAGTAATTGACTGAGAAAGCTAGAAAATTGACAGTCTTCAAAACCAGgcattttgctttaatttctTTCTTATCTCCTTCACTTTGATAAAATCCATGTTTACATTTCGTGTTTCTCTTCAGctcctgcacctccaagaaaAACCAGGGGGGAGCTGTATAAGGATATTGATGCTGATTACTATGGTTACCGCGATGAGGATGATGGTGTGTTGGTGCCTATAGAGCAAGAAGCCGAGGAAGAGGGTGGGTGTTATCATGATTATTATCAGAATACATTGGATATATTAAACTCACTATGTTAGGTCCAAATTTCTTTACATACTGTACTTCAGTGAATAACAAGCTACATAAGATACTTATAGTTAATATGATACACAATCcatttaattattttgaaaagaaaagtcCAACAGATTATGGCAAAGACATTTTTGTTGTGAGAGCGATATTGATTGGCTTGATTGACTTAGACATGATTGAAGCACTTAAAAATGTGAAAGGTTAGTAAATCTGTAACTTTCCCACATGTTACTCCACAGAAAACTGTATCCTTTTTCTCAATTGGGATTTAATGCCTTATTATAAGGATGAGGATGAATGATCTGCTTATAACTTTGCATTTTCAAGTTTTATGACTGATATAGAGTCACAATAGTAAATCGATTCATAAATCCGGCATGTGAATCACATACACACGAATAtcaatcaggaaagagatgatgTAATAACAGTcatgtggtcccacaaatgtcccacaaagtCGGCAATCGGGATGGCAACTCAAATTGCAGGAAAAACATGTACAGTTTACTATgaggaaagaaaaacaaaaagcaaacaaaccacatacAAGGGCAGTTtaagtcctaccattaaacttgtgtttgatattatcctaggttactttaaccctttcactcctgggaacgtttgagcaaaattgtaagaaaaacagactgaaaacagaaacctcccccacccctattt encodes:
- the LOC5517387 gene encoding pre-mRNA-splicing factor ISY1 homolog encodes the protein MARNAEKAMTMLSRWYDVQRKEAGKGIKERRPFLATECDNLQEAEKWRHQIIREVAKKVAQIQNAGLGEFRIRDLNDEINKLLREKRHWEDRIKELGGPDYGKIGPKMLDHEGKEVPGNRGYKYFGAAKELPGVRELFEQEPPAPPRKTRGELYKDIDADYYGYRDEDDGVLVPIEQEAEEEAISRAMDEWKRKKEEGQVELEDEDEEDIYAVKPGPEGDDEDMDTEEGAEKEQSFVAHVPVPSQKEVEELLVQRKKRELLDKYASEALMQQSQEAKALLGL